A genome region from Mesorhizobium sp. B2-1-8 includes the following:
- a CDS encoding ornithine cyclodeaminase family protein produces the protein MAAETLSYLSSALLDRLSISTVDMVDEIERQIVGQRRGEVWCAPKAVVLPGDDRYIMATLGVASTPPVLATKSLVVNPRNAGRGLPRLNSLITLLDAETGLPLALVDGNWVTEKRTAALSAVAARRMASSDASSLAFIGCGVQARGHLEAFADLFPLREIRAYGRGTANRDALCQMARSRGLQAIPCDTAREAVEGADMVVTTVTLVPRPAPFLDANWLKPGSFTVMTDQALPWLPETMPRFDRIIVDDLEQERNMAKPMIDPGLVAGDLTGLVCGDFAGREGPGETTAFVFRGLAVGDLAVAALAYLRAQAAGALGA, from the coding sequence ATGGCCGCCGAAACCTTGTCCTATCTGTCATCCGCGCTGCTCGACCGCCTGTCGATCTCGACAGTCGACATGGTCGACGAGATCGAACGCCAGATCGTCGGCCAGCGGCGCGGCGAGGTCTGGTGCGCCCCGAAAGCGGTGGTGCTGCCGGGCGACGACCGCTACATCATGGCGACGCTCGGCGTTGCCTCCACGCCGCCCGTGCTGGCCACGAAATCGCTGGTCGTCAATCCGCGCAACGCCGGGCGCGGACTGCCCAGGCTGAATTCGCTGATCACGCTGCTCGACGCCGAAACGGGCCTGCCGCTTGCCCTGGTCGACGGCAATTGGGTGACGGAGAAACGCACGGCCGCCTTGAGCGCCGTCGCCGCCAGGCGCATGGCGAGCAGCGATGCGTCATCCCTGGCCTTCATCGGCTGCGGCGTGCAGGCGCGCGGCCACCTCGAAGCCTTCGCCGACCTCTTCCCCTTGCGCGAAATCCGCGCCTACGGCCGCGGCACGGCCAATCGCGACGCGCTGTGCCAGATGGCACGCTCGCGAGGGCTGCAAGCAATCCCATGCGACACGGCAAGGGAAGCGGTCGAAGGCGCCGACATGGTGGTGACGACGGTGACCCTGGTGCCCAGGCCCGCGCCATTCCTCGATGCGAACTGGCTGAAGCCGGGAAGCTTCACCGTGATGACCGACCAGGCCCTGCCCTGGCTGCCCGAAACGATGCCCCGTTTCGACCGCATCATCGTCGACGACCTGGAGCAGGAGAGAAATATGGCCAAGCCCATGATCGACCCCGGCCTGGTCGCCGGCGACCTGACGGGTTTGGTCTGCGGTGATTTTGCGGGCCGGGAGGGGCCGGGCGAGACCACGGCGTTTGTTTTCCGGGGGCTGGCGGTGGGGGATCTGGCGGTGGCAGCGCTGGCGTATCTGCGGGCGCAGGCGGCTGGGGCGCTTGGGGCGTAG